Within the Mustela lutreola isolate mMusLut2 chromosome 2, mMusLut2.pri, whole genome shotgun sequence genome, the region ctctgaatattttctaGCTTCAATACATAGTTCATCtgtgaaaggaaaggagagaagcctCACACCTCCTGCAGAAGgtaaagtgatttttaatttttttctagaatcCAGTACTAAAGGGAGTAAGTGTGGAATTGCCTTGGAAACATAGTTGATGGACTGGTTAGAGGCCAGTCTTGAGCCCAGTCGAAGACTGTGGTGAACCAAAAGCCCTAATGTGGGGGACCCGGTCCTCCTCCCCCAAAACAGTTCAATTCCATGTGAAGATTCTGGAGCTCTCTCTATCAGGTCCTGTGCCAGGCTTTGTGGGGAGCACAGAGAGGAGCAAGGTGAGCTAGATTGCCAGAGCGCCCTAAGGGGCTCAGTTTTATGggggaacccagaaataaacacagatgCCATATAAACACAGATGCCACAGAAAAGCCCTCACATCAAGTGTGCTGGGAATGTAGAGGAGGGAGCGTGAGCACCAAGGTTCTGGGAAGGCATCACGGAGGAAGCAGCATGTGAATTAGCTCTTAAAGGAAGAGGAACATTTTCATAGACAGAAGTGCTGTGCAGGCATCCCAGACTGCAAGGACCAGAGGGAAGACCTAGATATGCAGTCGTGCTTGCTGTTTCCTTTCTCAAGTGTGGGAGCAACAGAGAGGTGATAAAATTGCCAAGGTGAGTCAGTTTGAAAAAGAGGAATTTCAAAGCCAGCACAAAGACATGCCAGTGTTGTCTTCAGGCAGTGAGAGATCTCTGAAGGGTGTCAGAGTGGAGGGGATCACCCCTGTGTTACAGAATCCTGGACCTGGCTGCAAGGTAAGGTGAGAGCTGAGGAGAGGAGAGTTTCGAGACAGAGAAGATGGTAGGAGCCTTCTGTAGTAACCCAGGTGTGGTGATGGGGTCTTAAAGTAGGGTATGGcagtgagaagagaaaggaaaagggattgTCTGTGTGCAGAAGGCGGCAGGAGACTGGAGGGGAGTCAGAGACACAGGATGCAGCAACGCTGGGACATCGCTGCTGTTCTGGAGCAAATATGAGAATCTACCTGCTACCCCTCTGTGAAGGGGGAGCAGAAGTCACCATAGCTGATCACAGGGCCGTGTGGAGATTATATTTGTTGGACAAGGGCCAACCCATtgagtgtgggggagggactGGGCATTGGCAAATTATCACAACAGgtatgaaaaaaggaagaagaggattaGGACAAGGTGAATAACAGAAATCAGGTAAGAAGTCACACTGAGAGTGAAGGAGGAATGCTGGAGGGTCACAGAGCAGAGCATGGAGAAAGAGCAGAGACTACGCATGGTACGTGGGATCCTCACTGATGGAGCTCCTTCACAGGAGATGGTGCTCTTGTTAAAATGCATATGTTTGATCAGCTTATAGGTTCCTTTAAAATAATAGAGCCAGATCTTGAGAATAAGTATCAGGCAAAATATGAAAGCCTAAGACTGCTCAGAAGCTGAAGTGCAAACAGAGAACACTCTCAACCTGCTTCTCACcaacctcttctctttctgggttcATCTTCTGCATCCTGCCCTCAGGCACCTGTGTGCTCACCCACACCCACCTCTAGCTGATCTCCAAGCCCCTGTGTTGCTGCTCACATCTAAGCTTTGGCCACGTTGCAGGGTCCCCGTGCCCCAAGTAGGGACACACTTGCAGTGGGGGAAGGAACATGGATTCAAGTGCCTCTCAGGTCTACTCTAAAATCCATCCCCACTTGCTTCCTGTAGCTATGGGATCTTGATTTGATTGTGAAATGCAAGGGCTTGAGTCCATCACAGAAGAGGCAAATGAAccaaaggaggagaggagagacctCACATGCACAGTTTAGCATTAGGAATTTCATCCACATAAGAACTTTGCTCCACCTCAGCTGGCTCTGCTCCTATTAAGGTGACGAGCTCGCTGCCACTCACTCGGGTTGCAGGTATGTTATACCTGATGCCCTTAACCCTCAGCAATGGATGCATTATGAGTGTTTATGGGAAAGTTGGAGCTTCTAGATTGGAGAATAATTGTAGAtttcagagttaattttttaCACTGAAGATGGGCAAAAGCAGTAACCttcttcatttaatcctcataattaGGTAAAAACTAAACAAGATCTGTAAACAAAGTTCAAGGTTGGACTGTTTGGCAGTATATATGTGActgaataggaaggaaggaaggaaggttggtTTGTTGATTTTACTGACTTTGTGAATCTCCAAATAAAGAGTAGTTTATGAAAGTCCAGTCTGTTCAACCTGAATGCCATCTGATactttttatttgtgtttgtccaAAAGGGTACCCTTTGGTATAGGCATTTCATTCTGATACTACTGATTTATTGCCTCTGATCAAAACTTAGGAGGAGAAAATCACATCACCAATTTTTCCACTttctgtggaaggagcacgaGTTATAGGACAAGTCTAATAGTTTCTTAGACTGAAGTAGATTAGACTTAGATGACTTTGTCCTTTAATTTATattgtgttttcttgtttgttttcaataaaaCTCCTGAGGCTATTTTAagcccttaaaatatttttcacacatATAATAAATGTAGCTTATCTAATAATACAAATATAGGAGAGAAACGGGTTCATCTTTGGATTAGGTTTAATGTGTTATACACATTTtgtacatgtttaatttttttatgtaacCCAAGTATTTTGGAATAGGATGACCAGCAAAGTCATGCATTAGTACACTTTATGCAATATGTAGTAGAAAATGTAGCACTTGAAGTGTTTTTAATCCAGCTTTTTTTCATCATTCtccttgtgtgtgtgtccagCTAACTCTTCTCTGTCCGTACTTGTGGATACAAAGGCTATGCTCCTTTGTCCTCCTGACAACCCCACAGCTTTGGTGGTAACATGGACAATAAGCCCCAGAGACCAGCCTCCCTGCACTAGAGTCCACAGGAGAGACAACAATGAGACCAGTGTAAGAAACTGTACTGATGCGAGAATATCCTGGGAGTCCAGACCTGATCAGAATCCTGCCCTTCAGATTGACCCCGTGGCCCTCACTCATGATGGATATTACAGGTGTGAAGTGGCTGCAGCTGATGGGCATTTCGGTCATACATATTACCTCCAAGTGTTAGGTAAGGAGCATGACATATTGTGCTATGTCACATAACCAGATCTGGGATTGAATCAGATGTGTCTCTGTATTCCATACCCCATGTGTTAAGCCTGAAGCATTTTCCCCTGTATCTCTGCAGTACCCCCCAAGATGACCCTGTTTCGAGGCAGCAATGGAACCATCGTGTGCAGGGCAGCTGCAGGGAAGCCATCTGCACAGATCTTCTGGACCCCAGAGGGAGATTGTCACACTGAGGAAGAGCCGCTGGGCAATGGTACAGTGACCGTCCAGAGTACATGCCACTGGGAGGGCCGCCAGGTGTCTAATGTGTTCTGCTCTGTCTCCCATGTGACTGGCAACAAGAGTCTGTCCTTAGAGCTGGAAACAGGTTAGTAATTCCAGTGTTTGCTTGTATGTTCATTCTTTCAGGGAAGttatagaagaatgaaaaaggagagtgTGGAGAATTTCACTCTAGCATAGTCTCCCCACACTCTTCCTTTTGTCCTTCTCTTCCATCATTAAGAGTTATAACCAGAAGAATGacacagaaatttgttttcaagAAGCCAGATTTTAGAATGaagtttattatttaataaagtaaaatgaaaaatactttaaTAGTTTAATATCTACTCTATACAAGCAGTAAGTTGGCTAGGGTAGTGTACTTTTAAGTTAACACTTACGGTTTTAGGCGAAGAataaattgcattaaaaaaatctttgtgcttTTAGAAGAAGAATCAAGTCACTCGTAAGTTTTCTTTACATATATAACTAAAGTTTGGTGGGATTTCTATTTTGGTGGTATTTCTACGTTCTTCCTAGAATTCTTGGATATATTATAATAACCTCTATGATTGATTTAAACTTTACTCTTtagtttccttaaaaatatatgtacttatTGTTAATTATCACTAAGCTCAGTGACAAAATTAGAAAACTCCTATTAATCTTAATTTTCACATGGTCACATTTATTGGGTAATCcatcagttctattttttttttttttttttttgttttttttcttgccgACTTCCCTTCTTGAGTTTTACATACCCTTGTTGTAATCTGGTCTGGGTAGTCACTAGACCTGCTGCACAACTATTGTCCTGGGCACTCTCTTTCCCACAGTGCTCTGCTTGATTCCATGTCTGTTTATTCTGAGTTCCTTCTGCCTTCCAGACATTTGCTAGTTTTAATCTCTTTGTTTTATGCATGTAGCATTCCGTTACTCTCTGGTAATCCTTGGCTATCCATTAATTTCAAAGTGAACATTCAAAAATGAACTTATTGGAAGCTATGTCATCTGTGGGTAGTTCTGTCAGCTAGTTAGCTTCAGTAGGCTAAAAGGaggtaaatgaaaaaaagtttttaaaatatggattctTTAGTTATCTGAAATTCTTTTCTCTGAGGTTGTCCAGTTTCTGCAGAAAATAACTTCCCAGTCTATTGTCTTAGAGAGATAAACCTATTAGTGTTATGAGAGCAGGAAATAAGAGgggaacgtgtgtgtgtgtgtgtgtgtgtgtgtgagagagagagagagagagagagagagagacagagagagagagagagagagactgttcaGAATTCAGACTTTTCTTTAATGTCTCTCTTCAGTCTGGTACTTCCTCTCCACCCTCCACTACATTTGGATCCTTGACCCTGGAATCTCTCCAGTTCATCTTTTCTGGGCATACTTCCCGTTTCTTGCTGTTTAAGAAGGTGTGGTGACGTGGTGACCTGGCTGCTCAGGGTGGGAGTGGACTTGGCTGCCTATCTTTTCTTAATATAGACCTTCAAAGGAGTTTCCAACTTTTAACTCACACTTTACTCCTCACTTATCCCATTTAATATATTTAGACCTTCTTGTTCTAGAgtgtttttggtgttctgtgAACATTAAGATTCTTACTTATTCTACCCTAAATTATTTGCCTTCATCTGTTCACTTTTCACCTAAAAACAAGTtgaattttttcatcttcttatCTTCATCCATGTTCATTGTCTATATTTAAATAGTCTAGACTTAGAAAATTTTCCCACTGATGATTTAGCAAAGTttaagaagagggaagagaaaaacctGTGTCTTTAAACCACCATTTTCCAATACCCATTAttcaagtgattttaaaaaaaagtttttagcaGTATTTACTGAGGAGAGTAATGCTTTTGTATGCATTCTGACCACCTGGTATTAGAATATCATGTCATGTTTATGGATCCTCAGACTCGAAGGGACTGTCTCACTCACTCTCAGCCAGTGTTggggtctcctccctgtctccttgCAGGGTGGATCTTCAGTGTCCGTGGCCATACTTCCAACAAAAGAACATGCATCATTTTGCAACAGAGGGTTTCAAGACAATGATGTTGATGTTaactggaaaaaatttttttctttttcaaataaaagaaaaatgcaatgttTAGAAACAAACTGTTGAAggaatgtggaggaaaaggacaCCACTCTGCTTAGCCTCCATTCACCTCTGTCTGCTCCCCTCAGCCCCATTCATGATGCAGCTCCAGTGAGGTCTTAGAACCCCTGTCTACCAGAGCTGGCGATTCTTTTGTTGACTTTTCTTATCAAACTGAGCCTTATATTGTTGCCAGAGTTAATAAATAATTGAAAGTTGCTGCCATGCATTCATGTCAGTTTGAAGGACCTGGAAGAAAGGTGACTTCAGGATTAGATTGTTTTTCCAATTACCTCCTTTATAACTCCTTATTTACTTCTGAATATTGGAGATGAGAAACACCCTGCTATTACTGTAACTGAGAAATCTAATCTTCAGACCCCCGCCTCCACCAATGAAGTCACCATTTATGAATCCTGAAAGCCACAAAATATTGATTTAGGATTAATGTCTTGATAAACACTCACGAATCAGAAATACATCAATTTATTATAATGATTTGAGCTATTAATGAGTCAGAACTGTTTAAAATCACAGAAGTGAATTTCATGACCCATGAAACATTCTtgaactatgtgtgtgtgtgtgtgtgtgactttagACTTtagtttttagagcagttttaggtccACAGCAGAGAGTTCCCATATTTCCATTGCCCCAACAGATGCACGGTCTCCTGCTTTCTCTACATCAACCATGTCACACTTGCACATTTGTGagaattgatgaacctacattaaGACAACATTATCACCCAAAGTTTATTGTTTACATTATGGTTCACTCTAGGTGTACATTCTATGAGTTTTAGCAAATGTAGAACTGGTATCTCTCCACCATTGTAGTTTCATACAGAGCATTTTCACTGTCCCAAAGGTCCTCTGTTCTCCACTTAACTCATCTCTCCCTCCACGCTACCCTTTAGCAACCCCTGATCTTTAtactatctccatagttttgtcctttccaaaatgtcatatgcTTGTAATCATGCAGAATGTAGCAGTGTCATATTGGTTTCTTTTACTGAGTGCTATGTGTTtaaatttcctccatgtctttttttaaaatttaattttattttttcagtgttccaagattcattgtttatgcaccacacccagtgctccatgtagtacgtgccctccttaatacccaccactgggttTTCCCAATCCCCCGCTCTCCTcccttccaaaccctcagtttgttccttcatgtcttttcatggcttgatagctcatttctttatagtgctaaataatatttcattggatGCACCACAGATAAACCGTATGCTTTTGTGTCTATGTTTACAGGTGACCAGTTATCACTAAACTCTACTTTTTATATAACCTCCTTTTTTTGGTTTGCCTTCGTTTTGGTTGCCTTGATCATTGTGGGATCCATTGGGCTTTGGAAAACCCATTGCTGCAGGTATTGAGTAATGctttttcttcagctttattGGGCTAGAAGGGGTAAGGTATCCGGAATTGATGGGGTAAAATTAATATGTTAACATTAACTTTTCCATAATCAAGAAGCGTGTCCTAAAGGTATTCTATTTGGATTCCTCCAAATGACAAGAGggattttacttggttacttagGTATGCAAACATACTGAATTAAACTGTTTAGGGCAATATCTTGGTAGAGACAGATTTTAATTCTCTATTTGGGTAAAGaattataataattcattttatgtaACAAAAAGGATGTGTCACATTTATCCTATATATCAGGATTCTTTTGCATAAGTTCACTCCTCTTCCCATATGAGAATTATCTCATTTAGGTGTATGAGCTACCACTAGCATTCTTATTTCTGTTAATTCCTTTCTATATTATTATaacttctataaaaaaaaatgaaccacacTTGTCAATTGtatactgttttgttttcccatttttaattaaataatgatGTTTTCTGAATTCACtccagcttatttttatttttgcagaaaatgcaaattaaaaaaaacagcagCTACTTCAGTTGTTGAGGAGgtaagataatattaaaaaatatttttgcaaattttaagCTTCAATGTCAAAATATAGCCAGGCAATTTGTAAGTTGCCTcaatattagtatttttaattaaaaagcaaaaattctaattttataatgCTAATACTCAGGTGTGCTTATTTTgtcaattatctatcttatacaATTCATACACATTCTGAACaacattttcatttcaagaaCTGTATCCTATATAGCTCATAATATTTGCCAAATTTTGATCGTAATGTTTGGAGAAACTGAATTAGTCTTTCCTCCCTTATAAAACTCTCTAATTCttgacttctttttctccatactATCATCATTTCCTTCTTAATTGGTCTTAAATATCTCCTGCTCCATAATCTCATAACCAGTAGCTTACCAAGTCTGTGACCCTCTCCTTTGAAATACCTTTCATGttacctcattctttttcattcctaCCATCACACAACATTACCATCTCACACttaaataatcaataaatttttgactaaataatagaaaatagtcCTTCTTTTATATCCATATAAGCCCAGAGACACAAATATAAGCACTCCTGTAGATGACtgaatctgggggcacctgtgaGGAAAACATAGGTGTAATTGATGATTTCTGGCTTTTTTGAATTGCTTTTGACTTTGAGTTCTTTCTTAGGAAGAAATGCAACCTTATGCCAGCTACACAGAGAAGAACAATCCACTCTATGATACTGTGAGCAAGTGAAGTGGTCTCAGGTGTTACAAAGTAAAATTGATAGACTGTATCTCCATACTTCATAAGTTATTGGAGCagcagaacaaatgaataaatataaggCAGAGCTACTATTTTGATTTTCTTAGAGCTCTATTATGGAAAACCCATTTTGGAATTAGCTTTTCAAGGATTATGAGAAGATAgagatttttaaagagtttggaTACATATCCTTTTGTAattgaaattttagaatattagCTGCTATTAGCTAGTTCTCTGAAGAACTGATATTATTACAAAGAAAGCAAATGCTCATGATAAAATACTCAAATTGTTTAGTGTAATAGATAATGAAAACTGAGTTTCCTCTAGAAAGAACTCTGTAGAAGGAACAATcaacatattttatgtattcttcCTGAAAATTTTATGAACATACATCTGTACACCCAAGGTATGGGTGTATATTCATAGatctatttacatatatatacacatatccttGCTAAGACACAAATGGGAACATATCATGATGTTCTTCTGCACTTATAGAAAGCTAATAATATGATAGGTCTTGGAGATCTTTTATATCAAAGAAGCAGAgctacctcattctttttaatggttataaaattccattgtatggttATGTCATAATTTAATTAACTACAGTCCTAGTGATAGACATTTagattcttttaagttttatttgtttgtttcagtatTATAAGCAATACCACATAGAATGTTTCTTGTAGAAAGATCTCTTTGTATTTGTTTAagtatatttatagaataaatataGTGGAATTTCAGGTCAAAAGggtttgtgcattttttttttattgcattgaTATGTCAAattgtatcaatttacattcccttcaAACGTGTTTGAATGTGCCTTTCCATATACTGTTATTTTAGTATCTACAAATTCCCACTTCTTGTTTTTAATCAGTTAACTAATgtaatatatgattataataaaaattacactGTTTGACAAAATTGAATTTATGTTTTTCTGTCatgaaagaaagcaggagtaagagagggaacacatgtgAGGAATTACTTTCTGAACTCATATCTCAATAGAAATTGATAGCTAATGCCTAATAGTTTCTAAAGACGTGATAAATTGAAATTGTGTATTTTCCTGATGTACATTTTATTGTGAGGTGTTAGCAAATAACCAATGTTCATTGAGCATATAAGCAGCTAAATATGCATTATGAAGAACTTGAATATCCATAGAATTTGATCTCTGTGCTAAGAGAATGGCCAAGGGATGACAGGACTCTTGCCTTCAATTTTTCTGTGGAATACGGTATTAATAATGTGgaggtaggtattaaggagggcatgtattacatggagcactgggtgtggggcataaacaatgaatcttggaacactgaaaaaaataaaagaaaaaaaaagaaaaaagaaaaaaagaatgtacatattatttttaagtttatgaaaaatatattttatttataaaaatttatgaaaaaagtCTGGCTCTCCATagcaggaaaaatattaaaaattttcattatggtagaaattaaaacaaaatccattcattctttcattttgcaTGAATGaaacattaataaatgaatgaaatgaaacaatgaagaaacatgaaacttttttttttaaaagattttatttattcatttgacagacctagatcacaagtaggcagagaggcaggcagagagagagaggaggaagcaggctccctgctgagcagaaagcctgatgtgggacttgatcccaggaccctgaaatcatgacccgagccaaaggcagaggcttagcccactgagccacccaggtgccccagaaacatgAAACTTTTAAGACAGTCCTTTTGTCACTGTTTTCCTCCCTCCAGACATTTTGGTTACACTAGGCTTTATCATTAAAAAGATTCTTAGTTTCTTTTGGAGGTAAACTAATCTCATCACATTGAGCACATAATTTTTACCAAACCATTTTGACACCATTTAGGTATACCCCCAAACCAATCCATTAAGCTTCCCCATATAAATATTACCAAGCAATACACAGTAGACATCAAACCCTGTCCTTGACCTTTTCTTAATTCTTCATCCATTCCTGGGTGGGATGAGGTTCACAAACAACTGGGTTCAAAGATACCTGCTTAAAtattactgaaaaacaaaaaagcaaaattgtGTTTACACCTTAACTTGATAACATATGTCAAAACAGccctgtaggggcacctgggtggctcagtgggttaaagcctctgccttcgacttgggttgtgatcccagggttctgggatggagccccgtcgcggggtccctgcttggcggggagcctgcttctatctctctctccgcctgcctctctgcctactagtgatctctgtctgtcaaacaaataaataaaatcttaaaaaacaaacaaacaaaatagaatgTATTTGCCCTGTAAATAAAGACTTCAAGATAGTTTACAAATGCTAAATTGTAAGGTACAGGAAACAAATGTATTAGAATCTTCCACTACAGGGGTGCTAAATGTGGTTGAACCTGAGAATTatgtggggaaataaaagaaataattacccAGATCCACTTtttagacctactgaatcaggaGAAATCTAGAAACTAAAACAGCTATATGTTAGGTCCTCcagaaagcagaggctgagaTGGAGTTAGGAGCAGTAAAGgttatttgggagagaggggtTCTATGTGTGAAAGATTAAAGGGGCAGGAAGTAGGATAGGGAAGAAGGGGCTTCAGACCATGACACTGATCTGAATGAGACCTgtgaaaggaaaggggaagaagcaggatACAAGAGCCTCAGATCCAGATATAGAACTGCCAACGTCTTAGCCAAACCAATGAGAAACCCTGGAGCAAAGACTGCATCTAAGAAGAATCTTTCATGAACAGAAGTGCAAAACATTTAGTCATTGGCTGGGAAGTGTATGACCTCAGCCTCAAAAGCTGAAACGGATCCTGAAGGCCTTAGCAACTGGAGGGCATCAGCTGATTGCACTCCTTGCATGTGAATGGTAAGTTCTCTCTTGATGGGAGATCTGAACCCCTTACCTCCATGGCTGCCCAGTCCGTCCTTTCACTAGTTAGTATTTGCCGGATATGTCGTAGTCTGTCTCTCTTCAATTCTCTGTgacattttatattatgtataccTTTTACAgccaaagctatttttttttaagattttatttatttatttgacagagatcacacataggcagagaggcaggcagagagagggggagagaagcagactccccgctgagcagagagcctgatgcaggtcttgatcccaggaccctgagatcaagacctgagccgaaggcagaggctttaaaccactgagccacccaggcgcccgctacagctttttaatagaaaatatatacccCATTTTTATGAACTCTgagaattttaacttttaataggAGAGTTTAAACCATTCATATTTGTTGTGGTTACTTACATATTTGGTCACTGTTTTACaatcttaatttttatatcttgtttACT harbors:
- the LOC131825131 gene encoding LOW QUALITY PROTEIN: cell surface glycoprotein CD200 receptor 1-like (The sequence of the model RefSeq protein was modified relative to this genomic sequence to represent the inferred CDS: inserted 1 base in 1 codon), whose translation is MPCTRRTPQPRLLPILIVYLALECIHARVGSSGTLGNSTKQQTASIHSSSVKGKERSLTPPAEANSSLSVLVDTKAMLLCPPDNPTALVVTWTISPRDQPPCTRVHRRDNNETSVRNCTDARISWESRPDQNPALQIDPVALTHDGYYRCEVAAADGHFGHTYYLQVLVPPKMTLFRGSNGTIVCRAAAGKPSAQIFWTPEGDCHTEEEPLGNGTVTVQSTCHWEGRQVSNVFCSVSHVTGNKSLSLELETGDQLSLNSTFYITSFFWFAFVLVALIIVGSIGLWKTHCCRKCKLKKTAATSVVEEEEMQPYASYTEKNNPLYDTVSKXKWSQVLQSKIDRLYLHTS